In the Dolichospermum flos-aquae CCAP 1403/13F genome, ATGTTAACACCGATGTTGTTAGGAAATGTGGAAGCGTTAATACATCATGGAGATATTTTACAAGAATGTGCTAATTGGATAGATGAAGGGAAGTTAAAAATTGAAGTTAGTCAGACGTTCCCTTTAGCGTCAGCAGCAAAAGCACACGCTTTAGTGGAAACTGGTTCTGTGCTGGGTAAGGTTGTTTTATTAAATTAATCATTAAGTAGGGAATTTGTTGAGATTGTTTTGTCACTTTAGTTATTTACAAAGATGGGATTTTTCTCAACTTTGGCAAATAAAAAACACCGTTAAAAAAATAAACTTATTATCTGCGAAATTAGGAAAAATCATCATATCTAATTCCGCAGTAATATTGTTTATTTGTATATTTGCTATATTTTTATTTCCTATTCCTACTTTTGCAGTCCCAAATGAACCCATAACTTTAACTTGGGAATTATTACAAGAACGAGTTAAAACACCAATTTTGCGAGATGGTAATTTAACTGTAGATTTAAGGAAAATGGTAATTGATTTACGTCCAGAAAATGGTATTTTCCGGGATGATTTTTACCAATTACTCAGAAAAGAATTACAAAAAACTGGTGCGACGGCTTTAGGTTTAGATTTGAGTAATTCTGTAATTGAAGGTGATTTTTATGGGAGTGATTTGGGTTTAAGAACTCCTGTTTATGCTCAAGGTATAGCCCAAATTTTCACACCTATGGAACGGGAACAGTTAGAAAGTTTACGTTCTGTATGTTTGCAATCTTTAACAAGGGCTTTTCCTAATTCTAAAGATTGTAAATCTTTGTTGAATAATCAGTCAAATAATTCTAGTAGTATTTCTGTGTTTCGTGGGGCTTTAATCATGGTAGAAAGTCGTTTTAATGGTGAGGTAAAATTTCCGAATACGTTCTTTCTGCAATCTGTAAATGTTCAAGGGGCAAATTTTTTAAAACCTGCTAATTGGGAGGAATCAAGATTTAGTAGAACTGTGAGTCTTAATGGGGCTATTTTTCACGCCCTTAGTAGTTTTCAAGGTAGCATTTTCTTTGACAAAGCTAATTTTCAAAATATCAAATTTCTAGATGCTGCTAATTTCCAAGGTGATGTATTTTGTGATGATGCAAAATTTAATCAAGGAAAATTTCAACAAATAGTTAGGTTTAATAGTAGTTATTGGCAAAAAAATGCTGATTTTTCTAGTGTGATTTTTAATAATCAAGTAAACTTTAATAGAGCTAATTTTCATCAATTTCTATTCATGAAAGATGCTATTTTTAAACAAGGACTAATTTTTCGAGAATCTGAGTTTAATCAATCTGTGGATTTGCAAAGTGCAAGTATTCTTAATCAAGCTGATTTTAGTGATGTTAACTTTGCAGAAACAGCATTTTTAAATGTTTCTGATTTGGTGTTTAATTCTAATCAAGCGAAAATTTTAGGTAATGTTGGAGAAATTGGCAAAAAGTTGATTGTCCCCACTTTACGCGGTAATCAAAATATTTTGCGGAATTTAAGTCAAAATTTCCGGTTACAACAGCAGGTTAGTGATGCAAATCAGTTAGAATATACAAAACAACGGTTAAGGTTAATTGAATTAAGTCATCAGTTGATAGCTATTAATATTAATACTGCTGCTGTGAATAGGTTGATAAATTTAGGTTTTTCCGCAACCCAAGCGGCTGAAATTCATCAATATCGTCAAATCAAACATTTTCGGAATATTAGCGAGTTACTAGTTTTAGCAGATGTGGATTTAGAAATATATAATCAGTTAAGTGATAGAATTATTGCCACTGAACCTCTGGTTTTTAGTGGGTGGGTAGTTAGATCTTTAAGTTGGTTGTTATTGAGTTTATTATTGTTGTTAAGTGGTTATGGGACAAACTTTTGGTTAGTATTTGGTGTGGGTGGTGTAGTTATTTCCTGTTTTGGTGTATTATTTTGGTTAGTTGATCGCTATCGTCGTTTGTCTCCTGTAGCAATTGTTCCTAGATATTATGAAACTGTTTGCATATTATTGAGTTTTATTTGTTTAATATCTGGTAGTTTATTAGCAATTTTTCGGAATTCTGGGAATCCTTGGTTAACTCTACTGTGTTTATTTTTCATTATTTTTCCCTTACCTGGAATTTTATTATGGCGACTTTATCAACAAGGACGTTATCATGATTTAATGGATATTTCCTATTTTCGAGAAGATGGAACATTAAGACAATTGAGATTATTAATTGGGAGATTACCAGTTATTCCTAGAAATCCTAGTTTCCGGGAAAGATATATGCCACTATTATGGGATAAACGTTGGAATTGGCTGAATTATTATGATTTTAGTTTGAATAATTTGGTGAGATTAGGATTTAATGATATCCGTTTACGTGATGAACATTTACCAGGAATTATCTCTACTCTGGCTTGGTATCAATGGAGTTTAGGATTACTTTATATTATTCTCGCTGGTTGGACTCTCTCGCGGACAATTCCCGGCTTGAATTTATTGATTTATCTCAAATAGATTGAAAATTTTTCAACTTTTAGAAAAACAAGAACTTTATTTTTTACCGAATATTCTTGTACAATATACAGACGGTAAAATTACTTATTAGTCCCATTCATCACAAGGTTGATAATTTATGACAGTAGCTAAAATCGGCATCATTGGTGGCAGTGGGTTGTATAAGATGGAAGCACTGAAAGATGTGGAGGAAATAGAAATTTCTACACCTTTTGGTTCACCCTCAGATGCGATTATTCTCGGAACTTTAGAAGGAACAAGAGTGGCTTTTTTAGCGCGTCATGGTCGTAATCATACGTTGTTACCTTCGGAGTTGCCATTTCGGGCTAATATTTACGCTATGAAGCAATTGGGTGTAGAATACCTGATTTCTGCAAGTGCTGTGGGTTCTTTGAAGGCTGAAGCTAAACCCCTAGATATGGTAATTCCCGATCAATTTATTGACAGGACGAAAAACCGGATTTCGACGTTTTTTGGTGAGGGAATTGTGGCGCATATTGCTTTTGGTGAGCCGATTTGCCATAATTTAGCTAGTATTTTAGCTGAG is a window encoding:
- a CDS encoding pentapeptide repeat-containing protein, with translation MLRLFCHFSYLQRWDFSQLWQIKNTVKKINLLSAKLGKIIISNSAVILFICIFAIFLFPIPTFAVPNEPITLTWELLQERVKTPILRDGNLTVDLRKMVIDLRPENGIFRDDFYQLLRKELQKTGATALGLDLSNSVIEGDFYGSDLGLRTPVYAQGIAQIFTPMEREQLESLRSVCLQSLTRAFPNSKDCKSLLNNQSNNSSSISVFRGALIMVESRFNGEVKFPNTFFLQSVNVQGANFLKPANWEESRFSRTVSLNGAIFHALSSFQGSIFFDKANFQNIKFLDAANFQGDVFCDDAKFNQGKFQQIVRFNSSYWQKNADFSSVIFNNQVNFNRANFHQFLFMKDAIFKQGLIFRESEFNQSVDLQSASILNQADFSDVNFAETAFLNVSDLVFNSNQAKILGNVGEIGKKLIVPTLRGNQNILRNLSQNFRLQQQVSDANQLEYTKQRLRLIELSHQLIAININTAAVNRLINLGFSATQAAEIHQYRQIKHFRNISELLVLADVDLEIYNQLSDRIIATEPLVFSGWVVRSLSWLLLSLLLLLSGYGTNFWLVFGVGGVVISCFGVLFWLVDRYRRLSPVAIVPRYYETVCILLSFICLISGSLLAIFRNSGNPWLTLLCLFFIIFPLPGILLWRLYQQGRYHDLMDISYFREDGTLRQLRLLIGRLPVIPRNPSFRERYMPLLWDKRWNWLNYYDFSLNNLVRLGFNDIRLRDEHLPGIISTLAWYQWSLGLLYIILAGWTLSRTIPGLNLLIYLK